The Leucobacter sp. UCMA 4100 genome window below encodes:
- a CDS encoding transcriptional regulator — MVGAYGRGDHHVHHRHNLGPPHGPLLGAPGQPYRKVTVPVLSSLDPVIHPIPRLRICALLDPVTEEEFSTLRDLLQTTDSALSKQLSTLIDAGYVVQRRAARGGKSRVWVRLSPSGRLAFHNHLTALTALSASTAQ; from the coding sequence GTGGTGGGTGCCTATGGTCGCGGCGATCATCATGTTCACCATCGTCACAACCTTGGCCCCCCTCATGGACCGCTCCTGGGCGCGCCAGGTCAGCCATATCGGAAAGTGACAGTCCCCGTGCTTTCATCGCTCGATCCGGTGATACATCCAATCCCACGATTGCGGATCTGCGCACTACTCGATCCGGTGACAGAGGAAGAATTCTCGACGCTCCGCGATCTCCTCCAAACAACTGACTCTGCATTGAGTAAGCAACTCTCCACGCTCATAGACGCAGGATATGTTGTACAGCGCCGCGCAGCCCGTGGCGGGAAGAGCCGAGTCTGGGTCCGCCTCAGCCCTTCTGGTCGGCTCGCCTTCCACAACCACCTCACAGCCCTGACCGCCCTCTCAGCTTCAACCGCTCAATAG
- a CDS encoding winged helix-turn-helix domain-containing protein — translation MTHPRHRLDDAFQTPIRLSLMAALGKDNELDFRTLRELLETDDSNVSKAVSHLERAGYVKATKGYVGNRPRTWVRATSKGHRAYRDHLLALHAITGGTQEHS, via the coding sequence ATGACACACCCGAGACACCGCCTGGATGATGCGTTCCAGACCCCGATCCGCCTTTCCCTTATGGCCGCGCTCGGGAAGGATAACGAACTCGATTTCCGTACCCTTCGCGAGCTGCTGGAGACCGACGACTCCAACGTGAGCAAGGCAGTCTCACACCTGGAACGTGCCGGGTACGTCAAAGCCACCAAAGGGTATGTCGGGAACAGACCGCGGACCTGGGTCAGGGCCACCTCCAAAGGACATCGGGCGTACCGTGATCACCTGCTCGCGCTACACGCGATCACCGGCGGAACACAAGAACACTCATGA
- a CDS encoding recombinase family protein — protein sequence MSGTNISNSGAMEQVVVYLRISEDRTGAEAGVDRQRQDCLDLCARLGISEPAVFMDNDISAYGNKKRPGYLELLERVKLGPSRIVAWHVDRLYRKPRELEDLIDLVESHPIRIETVKGGAFDLNAHEGRLMARQLVAIASYESGHKADRIRRANRQKAERGEWHGAPKYGYGLGGILIPEEAAVIREMADRFLAGQSIRQIAVWLNRDDGPTPPSKGKSRLNIWHASTVRSILCSARISGQRAYDPGAPRGGEKPGGRAIMGPGNWEAIITPEETERIRAVFANPDRRVGRSAKSLLAGIISCGKCGNTLVTGGWRSGQTAPSKQHFYRCLPLPGRPERGGLSASAAGVEDVVSEAIIRRLTATTLPDIAPGEDNAVSAAMKQITAARQRMEDMARDYGAGILTRAELHAAKTAAQHSITEAELLLGRTSKSAALKGIPIGDEKALRTAWEEQWSIPQKRAIIAALVDTLIITPLPTGGARFRPERVQITFKA from the coding sequence CCTACGCATCTCAGAAGACAGGACGGGTGCGGAGGCGGGTGTGGATCGTCAGCGGCAGGACTGCCTCGACCTCTGCGCCCGCCTCGGCATCAGCGAACCAGCGGTGTTCATGGATAACGACATCTCCGCATACGGGAACAAGAAACGGCCCGGATATCTCGAACTCCTCGAACGTGTGAAACTCGGCCCATCACGCATCGTCGCCTGGCACGTCGACCGGTTGTATCGGAAGCCGCGCGAGTTGGAAGACCTCATCGATTTGGTGGAGTCGCACCCGATCCGGATCGAAACGGTCAAGGGTGGCGCGTTTGATCTGAACGCCCACGAAGGTCGCCTGATGGCGAGACAACTCGTCGCGATTGCGTCGTACGAGTCCGGGCATAAGGCGGATCGGATCCGTCGCGCGAATCGGCAGAAAGCAGAACGGGGTGAGTGGCATGGTGCCCCAAAATACGGGTACGGCCTCGGCGGCATTCTCATCCCCGAAGAAGCCGCCGTGATTCGGGAGATGGCGGACCGGTTCCTCGCGGGGCAGTCGATCAGGCAGATCGCGGTCTGGCTGAATCGTGATGACGGGCCGACACCGCCGTCGAAGGGGAAGAGTCGCCTGAATATTTGGCATGCCTCGACGGTCCGGTCGATCTTGTGCTCAGCCCGCATCTCGGGGCAGCGCGCCTATGACCCAGGCGCGCCCCGTGGGGGTGAGAAACCGGGTGGTCGGGCGATCATGGGGCCGGGGAATTGGGAGGCGATCATCACACCGGAAGAGACCGAACGTATCCGCGCGGTGTTCGCCAACCCTGACCGCCGTGTCGGCAGGAGCGCGAAGAGCTTGCTGGCCGGGATCATCTCCTGCGGCAAGTGCGGCAACACCCTCGTCACCGGGGGTTGGCGCTCCGGCCAGACGGCACCTTCTAAACAACATTTCTACCGGTGCCTGCCATTGCCGGGTCGTCCGGAGCGCGGCGGCCTGTCGGCCAGTGCCGCCGGGGTCGAGGATGTGGTGTCGGAGGCCATCATTCGCAGGCTCACCGCCACCACCCTCCCGGACATAGCGCCCGGCGAGGACAACGCAGTGTCGGCGGCAATGAAGCAGATCACCGCGGCACGGCAGCGGATGGAAGATATGGCCCGTGACTACGGGGCAGGCATCCTCACCCGTGCCGAATTGCATGCGGCGAAAACTGCGGCGCAACACTCGATCACTGAAGCCGAACTCCTCCTCGGGCGCACCAGCAAATCCGCGGCACTAAAGGGCATCCCCATCGGCGACGAGAAGGCACTCCGTACGGCATGGGAAGAGCAGTGGTCGATCCCGCAAAAACGCGCCATCATCGCCGCGTTGGTAGACACCCTCATCATCACACCGCTACCGACCGGCGGGGCAAGATTCAGACCCGAACGGGTGCAGATCACCTTCAAAGCCTGA